One segment of Clostridia bacterium DNA contains the following:
- a CDS encoding (Fe-S)-binding protein, which produces MDYKLIKQELGKCNKCGFCQEVCPTFKVDGREGTVARGRIWLVKGLEQGKFAWGRDKSVNEYIGNCLLCRACVSNCPASVETDKIMMYARSQAGAQVGFPLYYRLAYRAGLSNKRNLKVGTKVMRFYQKSGIKWLVNKSGVLNLMGQLKGMEERMPVIPPKSFRDMLYELVHDLPQPRYKVGVFVGCATNHFFSQVAASAVRVLQKLNIGIVVPEVQCCGGPHQSAGDFEEAKRLAKLNIDYFLNQEIKYVTTDCATCGSALLEYGELLAGDPDYAEKARLFSSMVIDLNKLLVSEQKTWEAMPLKQVNCRVTYHEPCHLVRGQKITEEPRTVITSVPGVELVEMKDSNRCCGGAGAYEFFHQNLSGKILAQKIQNIKDTKADTVVTCCPACMMQISYGLRKENLPLQVMHPVQLLEKALS; this is translated from the coding sequence GTGGACTACAAGTTAATTAAGCAGGAATTAGGTAAATGTAACAAATGCGGTTTTTGTCAAGAGGTCTGTCCTACCTTTAAAGTCGATGGTAGGGAAGGGACGGTGGCCAGGGGACGAATTTGGTTGGTCAAAGGCCTGGAGCAAGGGAAATTTGCTTGGGGTAGGGATAAAAGTGTCAATGAGTATATCGGGAATTGCCTGTTGTGCCGGGCCTGTGTGTCTAATTGTCCTGCTTCCGTAGAAACAGACAAAATCATGATGTATGCACGCAGCCAGGCTGGCGCTCAGGTAGGATTTCCTCTTTATTATAGGCTGGCTTATCGTGCCGGGCTGTCCAATAAACGTAATCTCAAGGTGGGCACCAAAGTGATGCGTTTTTATCAAAAGAGTGGCATCAAGTGGTTGGTGAATAAATCCGGAGTTTTAAATTTGATGGGGCAGTTGAAAGGTATGGAGGAGAGAATGCCAGTCATCCCTCCCAAGAGTTTTCGAGACATGCTTTATGAACTGGTGCATGATTTGCCTCAGCCTCGGTATAAAGTAGGAGTTTTTGTTGGGTGTGCTACCAATCATTTCTTCAGTCAAGTGGCAGCTTCGGCCGTTAGGGTATTGCAGAAGCTGAACATTGGCATAGTCGTTCCGGAAGTCCAATGCTGCGGCGGGCCTCATCAAAGTGCCGGGGATTTTGAAGAGGCCAAGCGCCTGGCTAAACTCAATATTGATTACTTTTTGAACCAGGAAATAAAGTATGTTACCACCGATTGTGCCACCTGCGGCAGTGCCTTGTTGGAATACGGGGAACTGCTGGCCGGCGATCCTGATTACGCGGAAAAGGCACGGCTATTTAGCAGTATGGTGATTGACTTAAACAAACTATTAGTTTCGGAACAGAAAACGTGGGAAGCCATGCCCTTAAAACAAGTTAATTGCAGGGTAACATACCATGAGCCTTGTCATTTAGTAAGGGGACAGAAGATAACGGAGGAGCCGCGCACTGTTATCACCAGTGTACCCGGTGTTGAACTGGTAGAAATGAAAGATTCCAATCGTTGTTGCGGTGGAGCAGGAGCTTATGAATTCTTTCATCAAAACCTGTCCGGAAAGATCCTGGCGCAAAAAATTCAAAACATCAAAGATACGAAAGCAGATACGGTTGTTACCTGCTGCCCGGCATGTATGATGCAAATCAGCTATGGACTAAGAAAGGAGAACCTGCCTTTGCAGGTAATGCATCCGGTACAGCTGTTGGAGAAGGCATTAAGTTGA
- a CDS encoding FAD-binding oxidoreductase: MTDYLTNSEGQLCPQWKDLGVSRIFYPYNSQEVEQLVQEAKGNGYNIVPAGNGTRLARHFKDKCPNTVIISVAKMDKILDISPNNLTVTVEPGLSLSQLQETLKKFNLWLPAKYIDDNRTLGGLVAENKDSYLKYAYRNIGDYILGIAFVNGDGELIRSGGKTVKNVSGYDFSRVLNGSRGTLGIITEITFKLQPRPLQECTLLFSLKELPQAAMILDQVKNIGAPLVACHLYSLGQDSGCDGCRYPKAVMAVSMEGSKPVIEDFFNKLHQIARVHGLDLQNMETSEYWCKYTGAYRQVSQLDQLIGSFSKKQLPLVMDKFSKLAAVQLAGMFIDLGAGSFQLFFTGVSSIKSTIDYLVQEAEGAITPDRGEYKPHPLFSTLKKCMDKDNCFFKNNRFLYLA, encoded by the coding sequence GTGACCGATTATTTAACCAACTCAGAGGGGCAACTATGTCCCCAATGGAAAGACCTGGGAGTTAGCCGGATTTTTTACCCGTATAATTCCCAAGAAGTCGAGCAACTGGTACAAGAGGCTAAGGGAAACGGTTATAATATCGTCCCCGCCGGCAACGGTACCAGGCTCGCCAGGCATTTTAAAGACAAATGCCCGAATACGGTTATTATTTCTGTCGCGAAGATGGACAAGATTCTTGATATCAGCCCCAATAACCTGACGGTTACGGTGGAGCCGGGGTTGTCCTTGAGTCAATTGCAAGAGACATTAAAGAAATTCAACCTGTGGTTGCCCGCCAAATACATCGATGATAACCGTACCCTAGGAGGGCTGGTGGCGGAAAACAAGGACAGCTACCTTAAATATGCTTATCGTAACATTGGCGACTATATTTTGGGGATCGCTTTTGTAAATGGGGACGGTGAGCTTATTCGTTCAGGCGGGAAAACCGTCAAGAACGTCAGCGGGTACGATTTTTCACGGGTGCTGAATGGCAGCCGCGGCACCTTGGGAATTATTACGGAAATCACTTTCAAGCTGCAACCCCGCCCGCTGCAAGAGTGTACTTTGCTGTTTTCCCTAAAAGAGCTTCCTCAAGCAGCCATGATCCTCGACCAGGTGAAAAATATAGGCGCTCCCTTAGTGGCTTGTCACTTGTATAGTTTAGGGCAGGACTCCGGCTGTGACGGCTGCCGGTATCCAAAGGCTGTCATGGCTGTGAGCATGGAAGGATCCAAACCGGTAATTGAGGACTTTTTTAACAAACTGCATCAAATTGCTCGCGTTCACGGCCTCGATCTACAAAACATGGAAACAAGTGAATATTGGTGCAAATATACTGGTGCTTACCGGCAGGTAAGTCAACTAGATCAGTTGATTGGTTCTTTCAGCAAAAAACAACTTCCGCTTGTGATGGATAAGTTTTCCAAGTTAGCAGCCGTTCAATTAGCGGGAATGTTTATTGATTTAGGAGCAGGCAGTTTTCAGCTGTTTTTTACCGGCGTGAGCTCGATCAAATCCACCATTGATTACCTGGTGCAGGAAGCTGAGGGAGCTATTACTCCGGATCGGGGCGAATATAAACCTCACCCGCTCTTTTCAACGCTCAAAAAGTGCATGGATAAAGACAATTGTTTCTTTAAAAACAACCGGTTCCTGTATTTAGCATGA